The genomic DNA GGTTTAAACGCTCCAGAAGAGTATGGAGGGTTAAATCTAGATCTTTTTTATACCGTTATATTTTTAGAAGAGCTACAAAAAATAAACTCAAGTGGATTTGCGGCGGCGATGTGGGCGCATGCTTATTTAGCGATGACTCATGTAGCTAAGGAAGGAAGTGATAAAATAAAAAGACAGTATTTAACTGCTAGTATCAATGGTGATAAGATAGGTTGCTTGTGTATAAGTGAACCTTTTGGTGGAAGTGATGTTGCAGGAATGAGAACAACGGCAGTTAAAAAAGGTAATTCTTATGTAATTAATGGGTCTAAAACATTCATAACAAATGGTGTTTATTCAGATTATTTAGTAGTTGCAGCCAAAACGAACCCAGAAGATAAGCATAAAGGGATGAGTATTTTTATTGTGGATCGAAATACTTCAGGAATATCGGCAACAAAATTAGATAAATTAGGATGGAGAGCTTCAGATACTGCAGAAATTGCTTTTGATAATGTTGTGATTCCGGAAGAAAATCTAATGGGAGAAGAGGGGAAAGGTTTTCCTTATATTATGCAACATTTCGCATTAGAACGATTAATTATGGCTATTAACGGTCACGCAAGAGCTGAATATGCAGTTGAATATGCTGTTAAATATATGAGTGAACGAAATGCTTTTGGGAAAACATTAGACCAATTTCAAGTATTACGCCATAAAATAGCAGAGATGGCAAGTGAAGTAGAAATGTGTAAAGAGTTTAATTATTCTATAGCAAAGCGATTGAATGATGGGGTTTATGTTGTAAAAGAAGCTAGTATGGCCAAATACACATCAACAAAAATGGCAGACAGTGTAATTTATGACTGTTTACAATTACTAGGAGGGTATGGCTATATGGAAGAGTATCCTATGGCACGCTTGTTAAGAGATAGCCGATTAGGTCCAATAGGAGGAGGAACTTCAGAAATTTTAAAAGAAATCATAGCTAAAATGGTTATTGATAAGAAAGAGTATAAGGTAGCAACCTAATATTTTAAGAGGTTGTATAAGTAATTTAAAATAAATGAAATTGATAGTGTGTTATCGATAATTACTATGTATATTTGCAATCCTAAAAATAAAAACTTAGAGACTACAATGAAAGGAGGTGCTAACAAATGTTAATCATTCCAGTTAAAGAAGGTGAAAATATCGATAGAGCGTTAAAGCGTTTTAAGCGTAAATTTGACCGTACAAAAACAATGAAGAACTTACGTAACAGAAAGCAGTACACAAAACCATCTGTAGCGAGAAGAGCTCAAAGAATCAAAGCTTCTTATGTGCAAAGACTAAGAACGCAAGAAGAAATAGGTTAGTAATAAGCTATTTTATCATATTGAAAACCCATATTGAATTACTCAATATGGGTTTTTTACTTTATTTGATTAAATTTACAAGAAATGTAAAAAATAAAAATATGCTGATAGAAGCTTTTTTGGAATATGTATCGTACGAAAAGAATTACTCTAAGCATACTGTGTTGGCTTATAGGAAGGATTTAATCGCATTTAGAGATTTTTGTATCATAGAATATGAACAAGAAGAGTTAAAAGAAATTCATTATGGGCAAATAAGAAAATGGATTGTAGCTATGGTAAGTCAAAAGATTTCTAATAGAAGTATTAACAGAAAGATAAGTGCATTAAAGTCATTCTATAAATTTTTGCAAAAAATAGAAGAAATAGAAATAAACCCATTAGCAAAACATAAAGCTTTAAAAACCGAAAAGAAAATACAAATACCTTTTACTAAAGAAGAGGTTAATCAAGTTATTGATAATATATCAAAAGAAGAAAGTTTTGTAGGAACAAGGGATAGATTGATTGTAGAGTTATTGTATTCAACAGGAATGAGAAGGATAGAGTTAGTCAATTTGAAAGAAACCGATGTTGATATATATAGTAAAACAATTAAAGTGATGGGGAAGAGAAATAAAGAAAGAATAATCCCGCTTTTACCTTCAGTTTTTGAAACATTAAAAAAATATCGAAAACTAAAAAGCAAAATAGCTATTAAAATCAACGACTTATTGATTACGGAAAAGGGAAATAAAATATACGAAACACTTGTTTACAGAGTAATTAATACTTACTTTAGTAGTGTCTCCTCGAAGGTCAAAAAGAGTCCGCATATTTTACGTCATTCTTTTGCTACTCATTTGCTAAATCAAGGAGCAGATTTAAACTCGGTTAAAGAATTACTAGGGCATTCAAGTTTAGCCTCTACTCAAGTATATACGCATAATAACTTGAGTCAATTAAAAAAAGTGTATAACATGGCTCACCCTAGGAGCGATCAAAAAAAGTGACCATATGAAAGTATTTACGCAATCAGTTAATTTTAATGCTGATAAGGAGCTAGTAAAGTTTGTAGAAACTAAGATAACTGGATTAGAAAAATTCCACGATAAGATAGTAGATGCAGAGGTGTTTTTAAAAGTGCAAAAAACAAGTGAAAAAGAAAATAAGATAACAGAGGTGAAAATTAACATACCAGGAAATGAATTGATGGTGAAGAAGCAAACAAAAACGTTTGAAGAAGGTATTAGTATTGCTGTTGAATCCTTGAAAAGACAATTAAAAAAATCAAAGGAGAAATTAAGAGATTCTTTGGTGTCGTAAAAAAAATAAAAAAAATAATGACAAAAAGTTTTAAGAACTAAAAAATCTTTATACATTTGCAATCCGTTAGAAATAGCGGATTGTTTTTGTAACAATAAAAGCCGATGTAGCTCAGCTGGCTAGAGCAGCTGATTTGTAATCAGCAGGTCGGGGGTTCGAGTCCCTTCATCGGCTCAGATAAAGAAAAGATCTTTAAAATATTGGTAATTACCATTGGGGAGATTCCAGAGCGGCCAAATGGGACGGACTGTAACTCCGTTGTCTTACGACTTCGCAGGTTCGAATCCTGCTCTCCCCACTTTTTTAAACTTGCAGATTTGTTTGTAAGTTTGAAAATGCGAGAGTAGCTCAGTTGGTAGAGCGTCAGCCTTCCAAGCTGAATGTCGCCGGTTCGAACCCGGTCTCTCGCTCTAAAAATTCCACGCCGGTGTAGCTCAGTTGGTAGAGCGCATCCTTGGTAGGGATGAGGTCACCGGTTCAAATCCGGTCATTGGCTCGATTTTAGGGTTAATGGGAAAAGAATTTTAAGATAACACTAAATATTTAACTAAGAATTAAAATTAATAATCATGGCAAAAGGAACTTTTGACCGTTCGAAACCACACTTAAACATTGGTACTATCGGACACGTAGATCACGGTAAAACTACTTTAACAGCTGCAATTACTAAAGTATTAGCTGATGCAGGTTTGTCTGAGGCGAGAGACTTTGATCAAATTGATAACGCTCCAGAGGAGAAAGAAAGAGGTATTACAATTAATACATCTCACGTTGAGTATCAAACAGCTAACCGTCACTATGCTCACGTTGACTGTCCAGGTCACGCGGATTACGTAAAGAACATGGTAACTGGTGCTGCTCAAATGGACGGTGCTATTCTAGTGGTTGCTGCTACAGATGGTCCAATGCCACAAACTCGTGAACACATCCTGTTAGGTCGTCAAGTTGGAATTCCACGTATCGTTGTTTTCTTAAACAAAGTTGATATGGTTGATGATGAAGAGTTGTTAGAGTTAGTTGATATGGAGGTTAGAGAATTATTGTCTTTCTATGATTATGATGGAGATAATGGTCCTGTTGTTTCTGGTTCTGCTTTAGGAGCTTTAAATGGTGAGCAAAAATGGGTTGATACAGTTTTAGAATTAATGGAAGCTGTTGATAACTGGATTGAAGAGCCTTTAAGAGAAGTTGATAAAGATTTCTTAATGCCTATTGAAGATGTATTCTCAATTACAGGTCGTGGAACAGTGGCAACTGGTCGTATAGAAACTGGTATTGCTAATACAGGAGATTCAGTGGATATTATTGGTATGGGAGCTGAGAAATTAACTTCTACTATTACTGGTATTGAAATGTTCCGTCAAAT from Tenacibaculum maritimum NCIMB 2154 includes the following:
- a CDS encoding acyl-CoA dehydrogenase family protein; the encoded protein is MNSMYFTEEHEVFRQSFKDFLDKEVVPYIEKWEKTGTIERFIWKKFGEMGYFGLNAPEEYGGLNLDLFYTVIFLEELQKINSSGFAAAMWAHAYLAMTHVAKEGSDKIKRQYLTASINGDKIGCLCISEPFGGSDVAGMRTTAVKKGNSYVINGSKTFITNGVYSDYLVVAAKTNPEDKHKGMSIFIVDRNTSGISATKLDKLGWRASDTAEIAFDNVVIPEENLMGEEGKGFPYIMQHFALERLIMAINGHARAEYAVEYAVKYMSERNAFGKTLDQFQVLRHKIAEMASEVEMCKEFNYSIAKRLNDGVYVVKEASMAKYTSTKMADSVIYDCLQLLGGYGYMEEYPMARLLRDSRLGPIGGGTSEILKEIIAKMVIDKKEYKVAT
- the rpsU gene encoding 30S ribosomal protein S21 gives rise to the protein MLIIPVKEGENIDRALKRFKRKFDRTKTMKNLRNRKQYTKPSVARRAQRIKASYVQRLRTQEEIG
- a CDS encoding tyrosine-type recombinase/integrase; the protein is MLIEAFLEYVSYEKNYSKHTVLAYRKDLIAFRDFCIIEYEQEELKEIHYGQIRKWIVAMVSQKISNRSINRKISALKSFYKFLQKIEEIEINPLAKHKALKTEKKIQIPFTKEEVNQVIDNISKEESFVGTRDRLIVELLYSTGMRRIELVNLKETDVDIYSKTIKVMGKRNKERIIPLLPSVFETLKKYRKLKSKIAIKINDLLITEKGNKIYETLVYRVINTYFSSVSSKVKKSPHILRHSFATHLLNQGADLNSVKELLGHSSLASTQVYTHNNLSQLKKVYNMAHPRSDQKK
- the hpf gene encoding ribosome hibernation-promoting factor, HPF/YfiA family, with amino-acid sequence MKVFTQSVNFNADKELVKFVETKITGLEKFHDKIVDAEVFLKVQKTSEKENKITEVKINIPGNELMVKKQTKTFEEGISIAVESLKRQLKKSKEKLRDSLVS
- the tuf gene encoding elongation factor Tu, coding for MAKGTFDRSKPHLNIGTIGHVDHGKTTLTAAITKVLADAGLSEARDFDQIDNAPEEKERGITINTSHVEYQTANRHYAHVDCPGHADYVKNMVTGAAQMDGAILVVAATDGPMPQTREHILLGRQVGIPRIVVFLNKVDMVDDEELLELVDMEVRELLSFYDYDGDNGPVVSGSALGALNGEQKWVDTVLELMEAVDNWIEEPLREVDKDFLMPIEDVFSITGRGTVATGRIETGIANTGDSVDIIGMGAEKLTSTITGIEMFRQILDRGEAGDNAGILLRGINKEDIKRGMVICKPGSVTPHAKFKAEVYILKKEEGGRHTPFHNNYRPQFYVRTTDVTGTINLPDGVEMVMPGDNLTITVDLIQPIALNVGLRFAIREGGRTVGAGQVTEMLD